GGTAATTACGAGATATCCGCCCCTGTATCAGAAAAACCGAGCTGAATGTGCCTGAAGGTCTGGTTCGGAATCCCCGACTTGTCAGCCTGGCTTGGTACAGCTATACCTCCCGTCTACGCATCTTTGGAAGCCAATAACGGCCGTTTGGAGGGTTCGTTGGGGTGGCGATATGAGGAAAAGGGCTACGCCGTCGTTGACTGCGAAATCCTGACTCAATGACACACACTGCTCAAATCCCTTTGCTGTTAATGGAGGATCAGGTATGGATGTGCCATGGGTGGGGGTTTGAACGCCCTGTGCGTGTCTCAGGAGATGTAGATAGTAGACCATTGTGCCAGAGCTTACCCTAAGGCGACCCGGTTGCACATAATCCGACAGAGGTACCCTACCAATAATATAGCCTGGGACTGCTGGCGCGGCCATGTCTCGGACTGCGGTGGTTCTGATCTGGAGATCACCTCCGAGGAAGGGCTGAAAAGGGATTGGGCTCGGGCTTATAGGTGGATGTCGGAGATGGCCCCCTGATATGGTGGCGCCGAGGGTGATCACTAGGACTTGCAGAACGGCAAATGGTGACTCTTATGTCGATGCAGATATTTAGTCTTAGTACGGAAGTCTCAGGATAGCCATGGGACAACGTCACCTACCACGTAATCATACGGGGTCCCGAGCTCGCCCCTACGCAGCAACTATATGATGTGGCAGCTTGGCCCAAATCCTGCATCTACAAGACAATTCTTCCACTGCCTTCCAGGATGTTGCAATTTCTCCCCTTTCTTGTCCTATCCCCGCTACTTGCCGCGGCCGCTGTATATCCAGTAATTCAAACCAACTACGGCCCAGTGCAGGGTGCAGCGTCGCCTTTTCGCAAGGGCGTGACCGTATACAAAGGCATCCCGTTCGCAGCACCTCCCACCGGGGCCAAGCGATGGACTGCCCCCACGAAGGCTGAGCCCTGGGAAACCACGCTACACGCGACGAAGTTCGGCCCGCAATGCGCACAGCCCTACTCCGAAGCCGGTATCTTCTCGACCGGCAAGAATTCCACCAGTGAGGACTGTCTATACCTGAACATCTGGACTCCGACGTACAGCACCGCGGACGCAAGCAAAGTCAAATCCAAGAAGCTCCCAGTCTACGTCTGGATCTTCGGGGGCCGATTCGAAGGTGGTTCCGGCGATGTCCTAACGTACGACGGAACTGGCCTCGCTTCGAAGGATATTGTTGTGGTCACTATCAACTACCGGCTTGGAGCGTTTGGGTTCCTGGCTCACCCTGCGCTGTCGCGGGAGTCCGGACATAACAGCTCTGGTAATTACGGTATCTTGGATCAGCAATTTGCGCTGAAATGGGTACAGGAGAACATTGGTTACTTTGGTGGCAATCCTAGCCAAGTCACTGTTGGTGGGCAGTCCGCTGGGTCAGCCAGCGCATTGGACATGATGTGGAGTCCGCTGAGCAGTGGGTTAGTCCACGGAGTCATCTCGGAGAGTGGTGCAAGAGGGCCACGCGATCCTGCTACGGGCAGTGTTGCAACGAGCTATAACACCAAGGACGTGGCGGAGGCCTTTGGTGTCGAGTTCCTGAGGACGCTGAATGTCTCATCTATTGCCGACCTGCGCCAACTCCCAATGGCCACGCTCATCGGGTACGGACAGTCGATGCAAGACGACTTCTTTGAGGGCACTCCTTTTGCTAATCTGTGGTCGGGTCCGCCCCGATGGCGCCCAGTGATCGATGGATACGTCTTCCCACACGGATACGGCACATCTCTACGACTAAACGCCCACGCCGACGTGCCCATTTTAACCGGAAACAACAAGGACGaatttggcggcggcgcctCAACACTATCCGACTACAAGTCCCTCTGGACAGAGGTGTTCCGTAAATACTCCTCCGagtttttctctctctatccAGCCTCTAATGATACCGCCGCTGAAGCAAACACCAACGAAGTCCTCCGCGACATGGCCCGTGTAGGAACATGGGAGTGGGCAGCAGACTGGGCCGCTGGTGGTGCGAAGAGCAACGTATTTGCCTACTACTTCACCAAAGCCCCGGCGGAAGACGAAGCCGGGGGCGCGTATCACGGTGCCGAGTTGTGGTATGCTTTCAATAACATCCCGTACAGTGATTACTCCGCCGTGACATGGAACGAAACGGACTATGAGATTGAGGAGGTGATTTCGGAGTACTGGGCAAACTTCATCCGCTCGGGCAATCCGAACGGTGCTGGTTTGCCACACTTTGCTCCCTCCACAGACAGGAACCAGTCGGCGATGTGGATGGGCGCATGGTTTGGAGCTGGTCCCATTGCCCAGACTAAGGAGCGCGTTAGCTTTCTTCGACGCTGGATGTCTGGCTTGCATGAGTATTAGGGGTTCTTCTGAGAGCTGATGGTGCTGTTGAGCCGAGTGGTGAGACCTTGTTTTTGTGGTCTTTCCAGACATAAGTAACAGAAAACAATACACTCTTTCTAGCTTGTCCCTGCATTTTAGTTATTCACCATCAGCCCCGTGTTGCGGATTGTAGAGCTCTCATGGCTGTATGCAGCTAGCGGCGCCGGCGTTTCAACCCTCAACGGCTCATTTTGGCAGGTTTAGTGGAACAAATCAATACTACATTGACCAAACTATTACTACGTGCGGGGTTTATACCC
Above is a window of Aspergillus puulaauensis MK2 DNA, chromosome 2, nearly complete sequence DNA encoding:
- a CDS encoding carboxylesterase/lipase family protein (CAZy:CE10;~COG:I;~EggNog:ENOG410PP2D;~InterPro:IPR019819,IPR019826,IPR002018,IPR029058;~MEROPS:MER0033224;~PFAM:PF00135;~SECRETED:SignalP(1-16)) — encoded protein: MLQFLPFLVLSPLLAAAAVYPVIQTNYGPVQGAASPFRKGVTVYKGIPFAAPPTGAKRWTAPTKAEPWETTLHATKFGPQCAQPYSEAGIFSTGKNSTSEDCLYLNIWTPTYSTADASKVKSKKLPVYVWIFGGRFEGGSGDVLTYDGTGLASKDIVVVTINYRLGAFGFLAHPALSRESGHNSSGNYGILDQQFALKWVQENIGYFGGNPSQVTVGGQSAGSASALDMMWSPLSSGLVHGVISESGARGPRDPATGSVATSYNTKDVAEAFGVEFLRTLNVSSIADLRQLPMATLIGYGQSMQDDFFEGTPFANLWSGPPRWRPVIDGYVFPHGYGTSLRLNAHADVPILTGNNKDEFGGGASTLSDYKSLWTEVFRKYSSEFFSLYPASNDTAAEANTNEVLRDMARVGTWEWAADWAAGGAKSNVFAYYFTKAPAEDEAGGAYHGAELWYAFNNIPYSDYSAVTWNETDYEIEEVISEYWANFIRSGNPNGAGLPHFAPSTDRNQSAMWMGAWFGAGPIAQTKERVSFLRRWMSGLHEY